A genomic segment from Verrucomicrobiia bacterium encodes:
- a CDS encoding VCBS repeat-containing protein, with the protein MISLKCAVSAAGWVASLVFAIAQPTNALFSFGGPEIFPIDPLVGQLRIADFDGDGLQDIAIANNTRSKITILYNQTGRTNSLTRDRGFKRELNELPPDARFQIESIASEKRIASMVAADLNNDGRPDIAYYGEPKELVVQFNEGTNVWSAPKRWAIGNGQLTPNALSAGDLNGDNLADLVLLGENTIHFIPQLPNRLMGEPERIPLSAAVKSVQVLDVDGDGRDDLLLVNWEDRNPFRFRLQKADGALGPEMYFSMAPIRSYWADNLEEDGKVQVMTIAQNSGRAQVSQFNRRDAEPLSGTFKLGQFEVLPLNRTDKARRGMAWADVNGDGLEDLLVAEPESGQIALCLQTNGGIGNPRVFPTLAGVTDISAGDWDGDKRPEIFLLSADERQIGVMRMDQHSRLPFPSFIPMDGRPLAMAVGAVNGTNRALAVIVDQEGRRALITCLPNGTTRVQKLGENFRANPSSIAIHDADQDGLMDVVILVPYERIKVLRQKAGGSFEEIDVTAPGGALDQPWLSSADVDGDKRAELLLPQRNFLRAVVLQANAAQESTNRGGWGFRVKEQINGAASDSRIAGAAAVPNGTNSVASLFLLDAERKALTLCERDANAVWRVVRNVDLPMATFNQLHPVALGGRTTNAVTMLGLNTVAWLSLEGSTWSLTELDGYETPIRNAYLTDVVSGDLNNDRRKDLVFLETGRNYLDLVIFSAEHKLVPANRWQVFEERTFRSRRADLPEPREAAVADVTGDGRNDLIVLVHDRVLVYPQE; encoded by the coding sequence ATGATTTCACTGAAGTGCGCGGTTTCTGCTGCGGGTTGGGTTGCGTCGCTGGTCTTCGCCATCGCCCAGCCGACCAATGCGCTTTTCAGCTTTGGCGGCCCTGAAATTTTCCCGATCGATCCCCTGGTTGGGCAGTTGCGGATTGCGGACTTTGATGGGGATGGCCTGCAGGATATTGCGATCGCGAACAACACGCGGTCGAAGATCACGATCCTTTACAACCAGACCGGGCGGACGAACAGCCTGACCCGCGACCGCGGATTCAAGCGCGAGCTGAATGAATTGCCGCCCGACGCGCGTTTCCAGATTGAATCCATCGCATCGGAGAAACGCATCGCCTCGATGGTTGCGGCCGACCTGAATAATGATGGCCGCCCCGACATCGCGTACTACGGCGAGCCGAAGGAGCTTGTCGTGCAGTTCAATGAAGGGACGAATGTCTGGAGCGCACCGAAGCGATGGGCCATTGGGAACGGCCAATTGACGCCGAATGCCCTTTCGGCGGGTGACCTGAACGGGGACAACCTCGCCGACCTGGTGCTGCTTGGCGAAAATACGATTCATTTTATTCCGCAGCTGCCGAATCGCCTCATGGGGGAACCTGAGCGAATCCCGCTGAGTGCCGCGGTGAAGTCCGTTCAAGTGCTCGATGTGGATGGCGACGGGCGGGACGATTTGCTGCTCGTGAATTGGGAGGATCGCAATCCGTTTCGCTTTCGCCTGCAAAAGGCGGACGGTGCGCTCGGCCCGGAAATGTATTTCTCTATGGCTCCGATCCGTTCCTACTGGGCTGACAACTTGGAGGAGGACGGAAAAGTCCAGGTGATGACGATCGCGCAGAATTCAGGAAGGGCGCAGGTCTCGCAATTCAACCGGCGCGACGCCGAGCCGCTTTCCGGCACGTTCAAGCTCGGCCAGTTCGAAGTCCTTCCGTTGAACCGGACCGACAAGGCGCGCCGCGGAATGGCGTGGGCTGACGTGAACGGAGATGGACTGGAGGACCTGCTCGTTGCCGAACCCGAGAGCGGTCAGATCGCATTGTGCCTGCAGACTAATGGCGGCATCGGGAATCCCCGAGTATTTCCAACGCTCGCAGGCGTGACGGATATTTCGGCTGGCGATTGGGACGGCGACAAACGTCCTGAAATCTTTCTGTTGAGCGCCGACGAGCGCCAGATTGGGGTGATGCGAATGGATCAGCATTCACGGCTTCCGTTCCCATCGTTCATTCCAATGGACGGCCGGCCGCTGGCGATGGCAGTGGGCGCTGTCAACGGCACGAATCGCGCCCTTGCGGTGATCGTCGACCAGGAAGGCAGGCGTGCGCTCATCACCTGCCTGCCCAATGGCACAACCAGAGTGCAGAAGCTCGGGGAGAACTTTCGCGCCAATCCCAGTTCCATTGCAATTCACGATGCTGACCAGGACGGTTTGATGGACGTGGTGATTTTGGTTCCGTATGAGCGAATCAAGGTGCTGCGACAGAAGGCGGGCGGGAGCTTTGAGGAAATCGATGTCACCGCGCCAGGCGGAGCGCTCGACCAACCCTGGCTCAGCTCGGCTGACGTGGACGGCGACAAGCGGGCGGAGTTGCTTCTGCCGCAGCGAAATTTCCTGCGCGCCGTGGTGTTGCAGGCCAATGCTGCGCAGGAGTCGACGAATCGCGGTGGATGGGGATTTCGCGTGAAGGAACAGATTAACGGGGCGGCGAGCGACTCACGCATCGCAGGCGCGGCGGCTGTGCCAAACGGCACGAACTCCGTGGCTTCCCTCTTCCTTCTCGATGCGGAACGCAAGGCGCTCACTTTGTGCGAACGTGACGCAAATGCTGTGTGGCGGGTCGTCAGAAACGTGGATCTGCCGATGGCAACCTTCAACCAATTGCATCCAGTGGCGCTGGGCGGGCGAACGACCAACGCAGTCACGATGCTGGGCTTGAATACCGTGGCGTGGCTCTCGCTGGAAGGGTCCACCTGGTCACTGACCGAACTGGATGGATATGAAACGCCGATCCGCAATGCGTATCTGACCGACGTTGTATCGGGCGACTTGAACAACGATCGCCGCAAGGACCTTGTGTTTCTCGAGACGGGACGAAACTACCTTGATCTCGTCATCTTTTCCGCCGAGCACAAGCTGGTGCCCGCGAATCGATGGCAGGTCTTCGAGGAGCGGACTTTTCGCAGTCGCCGGGCCGACCTGCCCGAACCGCGTGAAGCAGCGGTTGCGGATGTAACGGGCGACGGACGGAACGATCTCATTGTCCTGGTGCACGATCGCGTGCTCGTGTATCCGCAGGAGTAA
- a CDS encoding trypsin-like peptidase domain-containing protein, whose protein sequence is MLRKSVVLSALGLASVLALPAATIQLKEKNTVSGKIVAENRREVVVDLGYTFLTIPRDQILSIVATNLPASSPASAEPPISTAVAIPQGDDASRFYVAPRSPGPASNVRDLVKQIGEAVVQVRTPGGLGSGFIINEDGFLLTNFHVIEGETQISIEVYLQSNGQIEPRTFRQVRIVAMNKFEDMALLKIDDKDAPKFKFVMLGSSDAMAVGERVFAIGSPLGLERTVTEGILSTKTREMQGELYLQTTAQINPGNSGGPLFNLSGEVVGITNMKVTFGEGIGFAIPIESVKYFLDHREAYAYSNDNPSNPYRYLQPPSSTRQTPVLE, encoded by the coding sequence ATGCTACGAAAGTCTGTCGTTCTTTCCGCGCTTGGGCTCGCCAGCGTCCTTGCCCTGCCCGCGGCGACGATCCAGCTGAAGGAGAAAAACACAGTATCCGGCAAGATCGTGGCGGAAAATCGCCGGGAAGTGGTCGTGGATCTCGGCTACACATTCCTTACGATTCCGCGGGATCAGATTCTCTCGATCGTCGCAACGAATCTTCCCGCGTCGTCCCCTGCTTCGGCTGAGCCGCCGATTTCGACTGCCGTGGCCATTCCCCAGGGCGATGATGCTTCCCGATTTTATGTCGCCCCGCGCAGTCCCGGGCCAGCAAGCAATGTCCGCGACCTTGTGAAGCAGATCGGTGAAGCGGTCGTTCAGGTGCGCACGCCGGGTGGTTTGGGATCAGGATTCATCATCAACGAGGATGGTTTTCTGCTGACAAATTTCCATGTGATCGAAGGGGAAACCCAGATCTCAATCGAAGTTTACCTGCAATCAAACGGCCAGATCGAACCCCGCACTTTTCGCCAGGTCCGCATTGTTGCCATGAACAAGTTCGAGGACATGGCGTTGTTGAAGATCGATGACAAGGACGCCCCCAAGTTCAAGTTCGTCATGCTCGGGAGTTCCGATGCCATGGCTGTCGGCGAACGGGTATTTGCCATCGGCAGCCCGCTGGGTCTGGAGAGGACCGTCACCGAAGGAATCCTCAGCACGAAGACACGGGAAATGCAGGGCGAACTTTACCTTCAAACGACCGCTCAGATTAACCCCGGCAACAGCGGCGGCCCGCTTTTCAATCTCAGTGGTGAAGTCGTCGGCATCACCAATATGAAGGTGACCTTCGGCGAAGGCATCGGCTTTGCCATTCCGATCGAATCCGTGAAGTACTTCCTGGATCATCGCGAGGCGTACGCCTATTCCAACGATAATCCAAGCAATCCCTATCGCTACCTGCAGCCGCCGAGCAGCACGCGCCAGACTCCTGTCCTCGAATAA
- a CDS encoding secondary thiamine-phosphate synthase enzyme YjbQ, producing the protein MLRQAVHQFTVSTRGRGLYEITDAVSRWVRESELATGVLTLHLRHTSASLLIQENADPDVRRDLESFFSRLVPDGDSLFIHTAEGDDDMPAHVRTALTAVNLSIPLVEGRLALGTWQGIYVWEHRRAPHSRKVAAHLVGE; encoded by the coding sequence ATGCTGCGGCAGGCCGTTCACCAGTTCACGGTTTCGACGCGCGGACGCGGACTTTACGAGATCACCGACGCGGTCTCCCGCTGGGTGCGCGAAAGCGAACTTGCGACTGGAGTGCTGACCCTGCATCTGCGGCATACGTCGGCATCGTTGTTGATTCAAGAAAACGCCGATCCTGACGTGCGGCGGGATCTTGAATCGTTTTTTTCACGGCTGGTGCCGGATGGCGATTCGCTTTTCATTCACACAGCAGAAGGCGACGACGACATGCCGGCCCACGTGCGCACTGCTCTGACCGCGGTCAATCTGAGCATTCCGTTGGTAGAGGGCCGGCTGGCTCTGGGCACATGGCAGGGCATCTACGTTTGGGAGCATCGTCGCGCGCCTCACTCGCGCAAGGTGGCAGCGCATCTCGTGGGCGAATAG
- a CDS encoding MFS transporter → MNASKGALLLICYLGFVSLGLPDTVIGVAWPSVRREFGIEHSAIAWIFFGSGCSYFISSIFTGRMLRHWNVGVLLAGSSALVALAEFDFALARAWPLFALGAVLHGLGSGAIDSGLNHYVSTHFAARHMNWLHAAYSVGAMLGPLVMTAMITWRDSWRSGYMTVAITLLALAALFIGTRRRWDDPTPAESSVSNKVEQAVSAREVLRKGMVWMHLVLFFVYTGLEVALGQWSYTLLTEHRQIAPERAGIWVSVYWGSILAGRIGFGFVVDRWGVDRLIRLSTLAALAGAALFAWNPHPLLNPVALAIGGLGLASIFPCLMTRTPQRLGKAVAAHAIGFQLGAAMLGAAALPSTVGFIAANAGLQLAAPAIAMMAACLFLLHEVTLRAAAAKRP, encoded by the coding sequence GTGAACGCAAGCAAAGGCGCGCTGCTCCTCATCTGCTATCTCGGCTTTGTAAGCCTCGGCCTTCCCGACACCGTCATCGGCGTGGCGTGGCCGTCGGTTCGACGCGAGTTCGGAATTGAGCATAGTGCGATCGCCTGGATCTTTTTCGGAAGCGGCTGCAGCTACTTTATTTCGAGCATCTTCACGGGGCGCATGCTGCGGCATTGGAACGTCGGGGTGCTTCTCGCTGGCAGCAGTGCATTGGTGGCGCTGGCCGAATTCGATTTCGCTCTCGCCCGTGCCTGGCCGCTGTTCGCCCTCGGCGCCGTTCTCCACGGCCTTGGATCAGGAGCCATCGACTCCGGATTGAACCACTATGTCTCCACGCATTTTGCAGCGCGGCACATGAACTGGCTGCACGCTGCCTACAGCGTTGGCGCCATGCTGGGCCCGCTCGTCATGACTGCAATGATCACCTGGCGCGACTCGTGGCGCAGCGGCTACATGACGGTCGCAATCACTCTTCTCGCACTTGCGGCACTCTTTATCGGCACCCGCCGCCGCTGGGACGATCCGACTCCGGCCGAATCCAGTGTTTCCAACAAGGTGGAGCAGGCGGTTTCCGCGCGCGAGGTGTTAAGGAAGGGCATGGTCTGGATGCACCTTGTTCTCTTCTTTGTGTACACGGGACTTGAAGTGGCACTCGGCCAATGGAGCTACACGCTCCTGACTGAACATCGACAGATTGCGCCCGAACGCGCGGGAATATGGGTCTCGGTATATTGGGGAAGCATCCTTGCGGGAAGAATCGGATTCGGATTCGTCGTCGATCGATGGGGGGTGGATCGGCTCATTCGTTTGAGCACACTCGCGGCACTCGCAGGCGCAGCGCTGTTCGCGTGGAATCCACATCCCCTGCTGAATCCTGTCGCGCTGGCCATCGGCGGACTTGGACTTGCGTCGATATTCCCGTGCCTGATGACACGGACCCCGCAGCGGCTCGGAAAAGCTGTTGCCGCGCACGCGATTGGATTCCAGCTCGGCGCTGCCATGCTGGGAGCCGCGGCGCTCCCGAGCACGGTGGGATTTATTGCCGCGAACGCAGGATTGCAACTCGCGGCACCTGCAATCGCGATGATGGCCGCGTGCCTGTTCCTGCTGCACGAAGTCACCCTTCGCGCCGCCGCAGCAAAGCGCCCCTGA